A window of Myxococcales bacterium contains these coding sequences:
- a CDS encoding YggS family pyridoxal phosphate-dependent enzyme: protein MSVAENLRAVRRAIAQAAERAGRDPQTVKLVAVTKTHPAALVQEAMAAGQLDFGENYVQELVDKAPLVGGDARWHFIGHLQRNKVKYLAAWIHAVHTVDQIALAEELAKRASAAGRRLPVLLQVNEAGEEAKSGCRPEEAEDIARAILALPSLLLTGLMTMPPFWPAEEVRPFFAALRRRRDGLQDKLGVPLPDLSMGMSADYAVAVEEGATLVRVGTAIFGQR from the coding sequence GTGAGCGTCGCCGAAAATCTGCGGGCGGTGCGCCGCGCCATCGCGCAAGCCGCGGAGCGGGCCGGCCGCGACCCGCAAACGGTGAAGCTGGTGGCGGTCACCAAGACGCACCCGGCGGCTTTGGTGCAAGAGGCGATGGCCGCCGGCCAGCTCGATTTCGGCGAGAACTACGTGCAGGAACTGGTCGACAAGGCGCCGCTCGTCGGCGGCGACGCCCGCTGGCACTTCATCGGCCATTTGCAGCGCAACAAGGTTAAATACCTCGCCGCCTGGATTCACGCGGTCCATACCGTCGATCAGATCGCGCTGGCGGAAGAACTAGCCAAGCGTGCGTCGGCGGCCGGCCGGCGCCTTCCGGTGCTGTTGCAGGTGAACGAGGCCGGCGAGGAAGCGAAAAGCGGCTGCCGCCCGGAGGAAGCCGAGGACATCGCGCGGGCGATTCTGGCGCTTCCCTCGTTGCTCCTGACCGGCCTGATGACCATGCCGCCGTTCTGGCCCGCTGAAGAGGTGCGGCCGTTTTTCGCCGCGCTGCGCCGCCGGCGCGACGGGCTGCAAGACAAGCTCGGCGTTCCGCTTCCGGATTTGTCGATGGGCATGTCGGCGGATTACGCGGTCGCCGTCGAGGAAGGCGCCACCCTGGTGCGCGTCGGCACGGCTATTTTCGGCCAGCGTTGA
- a CDS encoding septum formation inhibitor Maf, with protein sequence MNRPELILASASPRRRELIGQLGIPFRVEVPAIDESPRDGEAPHDHTRRLAVDKAAKVALRYPDQWVLGADTTVVVDGLMLGKPADEAEAFAMLRRISGRWHVVVTGFCLLHRAAERSFVDSVASEVFIRPLSDAQLRAYIATGEPMDKAGAYAIQDIGAGLVQQVRGSYTNVVGLPLAEVAILWERIHGENVLIGGGS encoded by the coding sequence TTGAACCGGCCGGAACTGATTCTGGCCAGCGCCAGCCCGCGGCGGCGCGAATTGATCGGCCAACTGGGCATCCCGTTTCGCGTCGAGGTTCCCGCCATCGATGAGTCGCCGCGCGACGGCGAGGCGCCGCACGACCACACGCGCCGACTGGCCGTCGACAAGGCCGCCAAGGTGGCGCTGCGTTACCCGGACCAGTGGGTGCTGGGCGCGGATACCACGGTGGTGGTGGACGGCCTGATGTTGGGCAAACCGGCGGACGAAGCCGAGGCATTCGCCATGCTGCGCCGGATCAGCGGCCGCTGGCACGTGGTCGTCACCGGCTTTTGCCTGTTGCACCGCGCGGCGGAGCGGTCGTTCGTGGACAGCGTCGCCTCTGAGGTGTTCATCCGGCCGCTCAGCGACGCCCAACTGCGCGCCTACATCGCCACCGGCGAGCCGATGGACAAGGCGGGCGCGTACGCGATCCAGGACATCGGCGCCGGCCTGGTGCAACAGGTGCGCGGCTCGTACACCAACGTGGTCGGCCTGCCGCTGGCCGAGGTCGCCATTTTGTGGGAACGAATTCACGGCGAGAACGTTTTGATCGGGGGCGGATCGTGA
- the argF gene encoding ornithine carbamoyltransferase translates to MKHFLSLYDLTTEEIGRIFDVTAELRERWRDGEDFQPLAGKSVALIFEKSSTRTRVSFEVGCYQLGAQPLFLSSRDLQMGRGEPIKDTARVLSRYVHGVMIRTYGQEVLEEFARYATVPVINGLTDLLHPCQILADLQTVIDHLGSYEGKKIAYIGDGNNMAHSWLNAAARLPFHLSLACPTGYQPKPEIFARAKAEARGNVTLTTDPREAVRDADVLTTDVWTSMGMEGQEDKRRQAFAGYCIDTELLGLAKESAIFLHCLPAHRGEEVTDEVMESPASKVFDEAENRLHVQKAIMVLLMNPEAMD, encoded by the coding sequence ATGAAACACTTTCTGAGCCTGTACGACCTGACGACCGAGGAAATCGGCCGCATTTTCGACGTGACCGCCGAACTGCGCGAACGCTGGCGCGACGGCGAAGACTTCCAGCCGCTGGCCGGCAAGAGCGTGGCGCTGATCTTCGAAAAAAGCAGCACCCGCACCCGCGTTTCGTTCGAGGTGGGTTGCTACCAGCTCGGCGCCCAGCCGCTCTTTCTGTCCTCGCGCGATTTGCAGATGGGCCGCGGCGAACCGATCAAGGACACGGCCCGCGTGTTGTCGCGCTACGTCCACGGCGTGATGATCCGCACCTACGGCCAGGAAGTGCTCGAGGAGTTCGCGCGCTACGCCACGGTGCCGGTCATCAACGGCCTGACCGACCTGTTGCATCCCTGCCAGATTCTGGCCGACCTGCAGACGGTGATCGACCACCTCGGCTCCTACGAAGGTAAGAAGATCGCCTACATCGGCGACGGCAACAACATGGCGCACAGCTGGCTCAACGCCGCGGCGCGCCTGCCGTTCCACCTCAGCCTGGCCTGCCCGACCGGTTACCAGCCGAAACCGGAGATTTTCGCGCGCGCCAAGGCCGAGGCCCGCGGCAACGTGACGCTGACGACCGATCCGCGCGAAGCGGTGCGGGACGCCGACGTGCTCACCACCGACGTCTGGACCTCGATGGGCATGGAAGGGCAGGAGGACAAGCGGCGGCAGGCCTTTGCCGGCTACTGCATCGACACGGAACTGCTGGGGCTGGCCAAGGAAAGCGCCATCTTCCTGCACTGCCTGCCGGCGCACCGGGGCGAGGAAGTCACCGACGAGGTGATGGAATCGCCGGCGTCCAAGGTCTTCGACGAGGCTGAAAACCGGCTGCACGTCCAGAAGGCGATCATGGTGCTGTTGATGAATCCGGAGGCCATGGATTGA
- the hslU gene encoding ATP-dependent protease ATPase subunit HslU — protein MTEQRELTPREIVAELDKYIIGQDEAKRAVAIAMRNRWRRAQVDESLREEIYPKNIIMIGPTGVGKTEIARRLAKLSGAPFLKIEASKFTEVGYVGRDVESMIRDLVEIGINQVRQEHETQVAAEAHRLAVEKVLDKLVPPPPKNPAPETHLKYEDEDDKPAEEGAVQGESFVLVTHPGDPDPQESYRRTREKFRQMLLDGKLNDRSIEMEVADRSKLPMIEIFSNSGLEDMDINFKDMFGNLFPKRTKKGKIVVPEALRLFEKEEIQRLIDMEKVQVEALRRVEQSGIIFLDELDKIAGREKGHGPDVSREGVQRDLLPIVEGSSVNTKHGMVRTDHVLFIAAGAFNVAKPSDLIPELQGRFPIRVALKSLSVEAFVRILTEPQNALTKQYEALLATEDVRLEFTRDGIERMAELAAKVNERTEDIGARRLATIMEKMLEDISFHAPEKRGTTFVIDRKFIDEALTGIIEDVDLSRYIL, from the coding sequence ATGACCGAACAACGGGAACTGACCCCGCGGGAAATCGTCGCCGAGCTGGACAAGTACATCATCGGCCAGGACGAGGCCAAGCGCGCCGTGGCGATCGCCATGCGCAACCGCTGGCGCCGCGCCCAGGTGGACGAATCCCTGCGGGAGGAAATCTATCCGAAAAACATCATCATGATCGGCCCGACCGGCGTCGGCAAAACCGAAATCGCCCGCCGGCTCGCCAAGCTGTCCGGCGCGCCGTTTCTCAAGATCGAGGCCAGCAAATTCACCGAGGTCGGTTACGTCGGGCGCGACGTGGAGAGCATGATCCGCGACCTGGTCGAGATCGGCATCAACCAGGTGCGGCAAGAGCACGAGACGCAGGTCGCCGCGGAAGCCCACCGGCTGGCCGTCGAAAAGGTGCTGGACAAGCTGGTTCCGCCCCCGCCGAAAAATCCCGCGCCCGAGACGCACCTTAAGTACGAGGACGAGGACGATAAGCCGGCCGAGGAAGGCGCCGTGCAGGGCGAATCGTTCGTGCTCGTCACGCACCCCGGCGATCCCGACCCGCAGGAAAGCTACCGCCGCACGCGCGAAAAATTCCGCCAGATGCTGCTCGACGGCAAGCTAAACGACCGCTCGATCGAGATGGAAGTGGCCGACCGGTCGAAGCTGCCGATGATCGAAATCTTCAGCAACTCCGGCCTCGAGGACATGGACATCAACTTCAAGGACATGTTCGGCAACCTCTTCCCCAAGCGCACCAAGAAAGGCAAGATCGTGGTGCCCGAGGCGCTGCGCCTGTTTGAAAAAGAGGAGATCCAACGCCTGATCGACATGGAAAAAGTGCAGGTCGAGGCGCTGCGCCGCGTCGAGCAGAGCGGCATCATCTTTCTCGACGAGCTCGACAAGATCGCCGGCCGCGAAAAGGGCCACGGTCCCGACGTTTCGCGCGAGGGCGTGCAGCGCGACCTGCTGCCGATCGTCGAGGGTTCGAGCGTCAACACCAAGCACGGCATGGTGCGCACCGACCACGTGCTGTTCATCGCGGCGGGCGCGTTCAACGTCGCCAAGCCCAGCGATCTGATCCCCGAATTGCAGGGCCGCTTTCCCATCCGCGTGGCGCTCAAGAGCCTGTCGGTCGAGGCGTTCGTCCGCATCCTGACCGAGCCGCAAAACGCGCTGACCAAGCAGTACGAAGCCTTGCTGGCCACCGAGGACGTGCGGCTCGAATTCACCCGGGACGGCATCGAGCGGATGGCCGAACTGGCCGCCAAGGTCAACGAACGCACCGAGGACATCGGCGCGCGCCGCCTGGCGACCATCATGGAAAAAATGCTCGAGGACATCAGCTTCCACGCGCCGGAAAAGCGCGGGACCACGTTCGTCATCGACCGGAAATTCATCGACGAGGCGCTGACCGGCATCATCGAGGACGTCGATTTGTCGCGCTACATCTTATAA
- the hslV gene encoding ATP-dependent protease subunit HslV — METFHATTVLAVRRDGRVALGGDGQVTIGDKVMKHGARKVRRLGKNKDVLAGFAGAAADAFHLFERFEAKLDEYHGNLTRAAVELAKDWRSDKMLRRLEALLLVADKNATLLVSGSGDVIEPDDGVIAIGSGGSYAQAAAQALVRHTDLPAERIVQEAMEIAAKICIYTNDHIVVETLEEN, encoded by the coding sequence ATGGAGACTTTTCACGCCACGACGGTGCTGGCGGTGCGGCGCGACGGGCGGGTCGCCCTGGGCGGCGACGGCCAGGTGACGATCGGCGACAAGGTGATGAAGCACGGCGCGCGCAAGGTGCGTCGCCTCGGCAAGAACAAAGATGTCCTAGCCGGTTTCGCCGGCGCCGCGGCCGACGCGTTTCATCTGTTCGAGCGCTTCGAGGCCAAGCTGGACGAATATCACGGCAATCTGACGCGCGCCGCGGTGGAATTGGCCAAGGATTGGCGTAGCGATAAAATGCTGCGGCGGCTGGAGGCGCTGCTGCTGGTCGCCGACAAGAACGCCACGCTGCTGGTCAGCGGCTCCGGCGACGTGATCGAACCCGACGACGGCGTGATCGCCATCGGTTCGGGCGGTTCGTACGCCCAGGCCGCCGCGCAGGCGCTGGTCCGCCACACCGACCTCCCGGCCGAACGGATCGTGCAGGAGGCGATGGAGATCGCGGCGAAGATCTGCATTTACACCAACGACCACATCGTCGTCGAAACGCTTGAGGAAAACTGA
- a CDS encoding tyrosine recombinase XerC — MPDLLDDFARHLALERNLSALTVTHYRRDLEQFRDFCRRYEICRNGEEIDLTKAGKLELRAFLAELTGASAKTTIERKLASLRAFYTFCRKRGLLTVNPARQVRAPRRDKRLARSLSVEEAGRLVEARVEKDPLNQARDRAILELYYSTGCRLRELAQARLRDWEKEIGTLRVRGKGRKDRLVSVGAAATRALDDYVAATAAARLGRYGALEDSPLFLGRRAAPLAARTIENIVARARLAAGLGTRVTPHTLRHSFATHLLESGANLREVQEMLGHESLSTTQRYTHVTVDRLLTVYEKAHPRGKRRRRGGADKEQK; from the coding sequence TTGCCCGACCTGCTCGACGATTTTGCCCGGCATTTGGCGCTCGAACGCAATCTCTCGGCGCTGACGGTGACCCATTACCGGCGCGATCTCGAGCAATTCCGCGACTTTTGTCGCCGGTACGAAATCTGCCGGAACGGGGAGGAAATCGATCTGACCAAGGCCGGCAAGCTGGAACTGCGCGCCTTTCTGGCCGAACTGACCGGGGCGTCCGCCAAAACGACCATCGAACGCAAGTTGGCGTCGTTGAGGGCTTTTTATACTTTTTGCCGGAAGCGGGGCCTGTTGACGGTCAATCCGGCCCGGCAGGTGCGCGCGCCCCGGCGCGACAAGCGGCTGGCCCGGTCGCTCTCGGTCGAGGAGGCCGGCCGGCTCGTCGAGGCGCGGGTGGAAAAAGATCCCCTGAACCAGGCGCGCGATCGGGCGATTTTGGAACTATATTATTCCACGGGCTGCCGGCTGCGCGAACTGGCGCAGGCCCGGTTGCGCGACTGGGAAAAGGAAATCGGCACCCTGCGCGTGCGTGGCAAGGGGCGGAAGGACCGGCTGGTGAGCGTCGGCGCGGCCGCGACGCGGGCGCTGGACGATTACGTCGCGGCGACCGCCGCCGCGCGCCTGGGGCGCTACGGCGCACTGGAAGACAGCCCGTTGTTTCTCGGCCGCCGCGCGGCGCCGCTGGCCGCGCGGACGATCGAAAACATCGTGGCGCGGGCGCGGCTGGCCGCCGGCCTGGGAACGCGGGTGACGCCGCATACCCTGCGCCATTCGTTCGCCACGCATTTGCTCGAATCGGGGGCGAATCTGCGCGAGGTGCAGGAGATGCTCGGCCACGAAAGCCTGTCCACGACCCAGCGCTATACGCACGTCACGGTTGACAGGCTGCTGACGGTGTACGAAAAAGCGCATCCGCGCGGCAAACGACGCCGGCGCGGCGGCGCCGACAAGGAGCAGAAATGA
- a CDS encoding methylenetetrahydrofolate--tRNA-(uracil(54)-C(5))-methyltransferase (FADH(2)-oxidizing) TrmFO — protein sequence MTRVAVVGAGLAGAEAAWQLARRGLDVDLFESRPAVMTPAHQTADFAELVCSNSLGSTAVGAAKGLLIAELDAAGSLIVRVAREHAVAAGQALAVDRVTFARRVTELLTAEPRLRLIRRAVTELPDPPAIVATGPLTLPPLAAALAASGGAEHLHFYDATSPIVAGESLNPEIVFAANRRDGEAAGDYLNCPLNEEEYQRFYEALIDAAVVTPHGFEDERVFEACMPIEQIARRGRDTLRYGPMRPVGLRDPRTGARFYAVVQLRRENAAGDLWNLVGFQTRMTFGEQRRVLRLIPGLENAEFLRYGVIHRNTYIDGPRLLRPDLSWRARPGVRLAGQLIGVEGYLESTAMGLLAAWFTAAEVAGQKLDPPPETTFFGSLLRYVTGAETTPFAPMNANFGLLPPQPEIRGKRIRKQRYHERGLADLRAWLQASAVSQEKSFD from the coding sequence TTGACCCGCGTGGCCGTCGTCGGCGCCGGCCTGGCCGGCGCGGAAGCCGCCTGGCAACTCGCGCGACGCGGCCTGGACGTCGACCTGTTCGAGTCCCGGCCCGCCGTCATGACGCCCGCCCACCAAACGGCGGATTTTGCCGAACTCGTCTGCTCCAACAGCCTAGGATCGACCGCGGTCGGCGCGGCCAAAGGCTTGTTGATCGCCGAACTGGACGCGGCCGGCTCGCTGATCGTCCGCGTCGCCCGCGAACACGCCGTGGCCGCCGGACAGGCGCTGGCCGTCGATCGCGTCACCTTCGCCCGCCGCGTCACCGAACTTTTAACCGCCGAGCCGCGCCTCAGGCTGATCCGCCGGGCGGTGACCGAACTGCCGGACCCGCCCGCGATCGTCGCCACCGGCCCGCTGACCCTGCCGCCGTTGGCCGCGGCGTTGGCCGCGTCGGGCGGCGCCGAACACTTGCACTTCTACGACGCCACCAGCCCGATCGTCGCCGGCGAAAGCCTGAATCCGGAAATCGTCTTCGCCGCCAACCGCCGCGACGGCGAAGCGGCGGGCGATTACCTCAATTGCCCGTTGAACGAAGAAGAGTACCAACGTTTTTACGAAGCGCTGATCGACGCGGCGGTGGTGACGCCGCACGGTTTCGAGGACGAGCGGGTGTTCGAGGCCTGCATGCCGATCGAACAGATCGCCCGGCGCGGCCGCGACACCTTGCGCTACGGGCCGATGCGCCCGGTCGGCTTGCGCGATCCCCGCACCGGCGCCCGGTTTTACGCGGTCGTGCAACTGCGGCGCGAAAACGCGGCGGGCGATTTGTGGAACCTCGTGGGCTTTCAGACGCGGATGACCTTCGGCGAGCAGCGGCGCGTGCTGCGCCTCATCCCGGGTCTGGAAAACGCCGAATTTCTGCGCTACGGGGTGATCCATCGCAATACGTATATCGACGGCCCGCGCCTGTTGCGGCCCGATTTGTCGTGGCGCGCCCGTCCCGGGGTTCGGCTGGCCGGTCAGTTGATCGGCGTCGAAGGCTATCTCGAAAGCACCGCCATGGGGCTTCTGGCCGCGTGGTTCACCGCCGCCGAGGTGGCCGGGCAAAAGTTGGACCCGCCGCCGGAAACCACGTTTTTCGGCTCGCTGTTGCGGTACGTGACCGGCGCGGAAACGACGCCGTTCGCGCCGATGAATGCCAATTTCGGCCTGCTGCCGCCCCAACCGGAAATCCGCGGCAAGCGGATTCGCAAACAGCGCTATCACGAGCGCGGTCTGGCCGATCTGCGGGCCTGGTTGCAAGCCTCCGCGGTTTCTCAGGAAAAATCTTTTGATTGA
- the topA gene encoding type I DNA topoisomerase — protein sequence MSHSLVIVESPSKAKTIGKYLGKEYEVRASVGHVRDLPERELGVDIENGFAPKYVTIKGKEKVLKELRAAAQNADRILLAPDPDREGEAIAWHIGEALKLKDKPIQRILFNEITKRAVIEALNHPTELNLDKFNSQQARRVLDRLVGYKLSPLLWQKVKRGLSAGRVQSVAVRLVVEREQEIENFKPEEYWEIFVDLAADLPPVFTAKLGTRDGKKLNIADRAAAETVCRELSAGRYTVTGLAERTQKKRAWPPFITSTLQQVASRRLRMSPANIMRIAQELYEGIDITGEGPQGLITYMRTDSVRIAAEAQAAARDYIGRVYGADYVPASPNFYQSRKGAQEAHEAIRPTSLELPPEKVKASLSPAQFKVYDLIWRRFLASQMTPAEFAVTTVQIANGPYGLSVSEHKEIFAGHLAAMRDEDEAEKEENGGPESKLPPLVKDQQLTEKQVDPQQKFTQPPARFTEATLIKELEEKGIGRPSTYAAILSTILDKDYVEKLKAADKNGAAGEAKKVRGSLRPTDLGRAVTRLLVDSFPEVLNVSFTARMEDELDEVEEGRVEWHALLADFWKTFSGTLEIAEKEMKNLKREGEKTDIVCDKCGQGVMVIKYGRNGTFLGCSNYPECRNTKNYTRDGEGRVSIVERPAMPTAEPKPSDKLCPICGGPMNEKMSRKGSRFYSCVTYPKCKGTLPFDTGVPCPREGCGGSLVERSGPRGVFWGCSKYPECRVTYRAEPVLTPCPKCSNPFLLRRRKDGQVVLSCPIRECDYEQPLEAEEPKETTEG from the coding sequence ATGAGTCATTCCCTGGTTATCGTGGAATCGCCGAGCAAGGCCAAGACCATCGGCAAGTACCTGGGTAAGGAATACGAGGTCCGCGCTTCGGTGGGCCACGTGCGGGATTTGCCCGAACGCGAGTTGGGCGTCGATATCGAGAACGGCTTCGCGCCGAAATACGTCACCATCAAGGGCAAGGAAAAGGTGCTCAAGGAATTGCGCGCCGCCGCGCAGAACGCCGACCGCATCCTGCTCGCCCCCGACCCCGACCGCGAAGGGGAGGCGATCGCCTGGCACATCGGCGAGGCCTTGAAACTCAAGGACAAGCCGATTCAGCGCATCCTGTTCAACGAAATCACCAAGCGCGCCGTGATCGAGGCGCTCAACCACCCGACCGAATTGAACCTCGACAAATTCAACAGCCAGCAGGCCCGCCGCGTGCTCGACCGGCTCGTCGGCTACAAGCTCTCGCCGCTGCTCTGGCAAAAGGTGAAACGCGGCTTGTCGGCCGGCCGCGTGCAGTCGGTCGCGGTGCGCCTCGTGGTCGAACGCGAGCAGGAAATCGAGAATTTCAAACCGGAGGAATACTGGGAAATTTTCGTCGACCTGGCCGCCGACCTGCCGCCGGTCTTCACCGCCAAGCTCGGCACCCGCGACGGCAAGAAGCTCAATATCGCCGACCGCGCGGCCGCCGAAACCGTTTGCCGCGAGCTGAGCGCCGGCCGCTACACGGTCACCGGCCTGGCCGAACGCACGCAGAAAAAACGCGCCTGGCCGCCCTTCATCACCAGCACCCTGCAGCAGGTGGCGAGCCGCCGGTTGCGGATGTCGCCCGCCAACATCATGCGCATCGCGCAGGAATTGTACGAAGGCATCGACATCACCGGCGAAGGGCCGCAGGGCCTCATCACCTACATGCGCACCGACTCGGTGCGGATCGCCGCCGAGGCGCAGGCGGCGGCGCGCGATTACATCGGCCGCGTCTACGGCGCCGATTACGTGCCGGCGTCGCCCAACTTCTACCAGAGCCGCAAGGGCGCGCAGGAAGCGCACGAGGCCATCCGGCCGACCAGCCTCGAGCTGCCGCCCGAGAAGGTGAAAGCCAGCCTTTCGCCGGCGCAGTTCAAGGTGTACGACCTGATCTGGCGCCGCTTCCTGGCCAGCCAGATGACGCCCGCCGAATTCGCCGTCACCACCGTGCAGATCGCCAACGGCCCCTATGGCCTGTCGGTCAGCGAACACAAGGAAATTTTCGCCGGCCACCTGGCGGCGATGCGCGACGAGGACGAGGCGGAAAAAGAGGAAAACGGCGGACCGGAAAGCAAGCTGCCGCCGCTCGTCAAGGATCAGCAACTGACCGAAAAGCAGGTCGATCCGCAACAGAAGTTCACCCAGCCGCCCGCCCGGTTCACCGAGGCCACGCTGATCAAGGAACTCGAGGAAAAGGGCATCGGCCGGCCGTCCACCTACGCCGCGATCCTCTCGACGATCCTGGACAAGGATTACGTCGAGAAGCTCAAGGCCGCCGATAAAAACGGCGCGGCCGGCGAGGCGAAGAAGGTCCGCGGCTCCCTGCGGCCGACCGACCTGGGCCGGGCCGTCACGCGCCTGCTGGTCGATTCCTTCCCCGAGGTGCTCAACGTATCGTTCACGGCGCGGATGGAAGACGAACTCGACGAGGTCGAGGAAGGCCGCGTCGAGTGGCACGCCCTGCTCGCCGACTTCTGGAAAACCTTCTCCGGCACGCTTGAAATCGCCGAGAAGGAAATGAAGAACCTCAAACGCGAGGGCGAAAAGACCGACATCGTCTGCGACAAGTGCGGCCAGGGAGTCATGGTCATCAAGTACGGCCGCAACGGCACCTTCCTGGGCTGCTCGAACTACCCCGAGTGCCGCAACACGAAAAACTACACCCGCGACGGCGAAGGCCGCGTGTCGATCGTCGAGCGGCCGGCGATGCCGACGGCCGAACCGAAGCCGTCGGACAAGCTCTGCCCGATCTGCGGCGGCCCGATGAACGAAAAAATGAGCCGCAAGGGCAGCCGTTTCTATTCGTGCGTCACCTATCCCAAGTGCAAGGGCACCTTGCCGTTCGATACCGGCGTGCCGTGCCCGCGCGAGGGCTGCGGCGGTTCGCTGGTCGAACGCAGCGGCCCGCGCGGCGTGTTCTGGGGCTGCTCGAAATACCCCGAATGCCGGGTGACCTATCGCGCCGAGCCGGTGCTCACGCCGTGCCCGAAGTGCAGCAATCCGTTCCTCCTGCGCCGCCGCAAGGACGGCCAGGTGGTGCTCAGTTGCCCGATCCGGGAGTGCGATTACGAACAACCGCTCGAGGCCGAGGAACCGAAAGAAACGACCGAGGGCTGA
- the dprA gene encoding DNA-protecting protein DprA: MARFHLALSCVEGVGPVAVGRLLSVFPDAASAFGAEMSRLCAAGLKTNQAEAVLSFNRWDEVDRILAEAERLGQQVLAVDDPRYPAAFRTMIAPPPVVFARGRLAEEAELAVTVVGTRKPTEYGERVAMRLGAALAKAGICTVSGGALGIDARAHTGALSENGRPIAVLGAGLDVIYPPEHAGLFERIVAAGGLLLGEFPPGTPPDRFTFPRRNRLMAGLGRACVVVEAGEKSGALITARYAMEEGKTVLAVPGPIDRAASRGVNRLLRDGAKPLLDIVDVTEEVLGEHLRRGFAEDEAFAAMRRPAAPALDGDVGALWDVLVLGPADTDTLVEKTGLSAARVNAALVELEIQGRLQRQPGNRFIAIWTED; encoded by the coding sequence ATGGCTCGTTTTCATCTGGCTCTGAGTTGCGTCGAGGGCGTCGGTCCGGTGGCGGTCGGACGCCTGTTATCCGTCTTTCCGGACGCGGCAAGCGCGTTCGGAGCGGAGATGAGCCGGCTCTGCGCGGCGGGGTTGAAAACCAATCAGGCCGAGGCGGTCTTATCCTTTAATAGATGGGACGAGGTCGACCGCATTCTGGCCGAGGCTGAGCGTCTGGGTCAGCAGGTGCTGGCCGTCGACGATCCACGGTATCCGGCGGCGTTTCGGACGATGATCGCGCCGCCGCCGGTGGTTTTTGCCCGGGGCCGATTGGCCGAGGAAGCCGAGTTGGCCGTTACCGTGGTCGGCACGCGCAAACCGACCGAATACGGCGAGCGGGTGGCGATGCGGCTCGGCGCAGCTCTGGCCAAAGCCGGCATTTGCACGGTCAGCGGCGGGGCGCTGGGCATCGACGCCCGGGCGCACACGGGCGCCCTGAGCGAAAACGGCCGGCCGATCGCGGTGCTGGGCGCCGGTCTGGACGTGATTTATCCGCCCGAACACGCGGGGCTCTTTGAACGGATTGTAGCGGCGGGCGGCTTGCTGCTCGGCGAATTTCCGCCGGGTACGCCGCCGGATCGTTTTACCTTTCCCAGGCGCAACCGCCTGATGGCCGGCCTCGGCCGGGCCTGCGTGGTGGTGGAGGCGGGCGAAAAAAGCGGCGCCCTGATCACCGCGCGGTATGCGATGGAGGAAGGCAAGACGGTGCTGGCCGTGCCGGGACCGATCGACCGCGCCGCCAGCCGAGGCGTCAATCGCCTGCTGCGCGACGGCGCCAAGCCCCTGCTGGATATCGTGGATGTGACGGAAGAGGTGCTGGGCGAACACTTGCGTCGCGGTTTTGCCGAGGACGAGGCGTTCGCGGCCATGCGGCGACCCGCCGCGCCGGCGCTCGACGGCGACGTCGGGGCGCTGTGGGACGTGTTGGTGCTGGGCCCGGCCGACACCGACACCCTGGTGGAGAAAACCGGATTGTCCGCCGCGCGCGTCAACGCCGCGCTGGTGGAACTGGAAATACAAGGCCGCTTGCAGCGGCAACCGGGAAACCGGTTCATTGCGATCTGGACTGAGGATTGA